The following is a genomic window from Planctomycetota bacterium.
GTCGCGCCACGAGACGGTGACGGTTTCGACGACGGTGTCATCGCCGAGGCCGAAGTGGACGATGTTGAGCAGGGACTGAGAGAACGCAGCAGCGCCTGAGCCGACGATGCGGGTCTGTGTCCCGGAGGCGGACGTGATCCGCACGATCGCGCCCATCGGGTCGGTGCCGTCGGGGCTGTTGCCGACACGCAGCAGGATGTGGTCTTGGACGGACTCCTCACGGGCGTCGGTGTGCTGGTTGGCGAAGAGCCGCCACGGCCCGCCCTCGTCGCCGCTGAAGAGGTCGAGGTCGCCGTCGAGGTCGTAGTCGAAGGCGATGCCCATGTCACCGTTCGCTTCGGCGTTGATGTCGGTCGCGCCGTGGTTCTCGAAAACCTCGAAGCTGTCGCCGCGGTTGAGGAGGATGAAGTCGGCGTGGCGTCGACTCGGAACGCCGAAGCGGTAGACATAGAAGTCGACCAGGCCATCGTTGTTGAAGTCGCCCGGCGTGACGCCGCGGTTGTCGGCCTGGGACTGCTCCGGCAGCAGGTGAGAGATGTCAGTCAGCGTGCCGCCGTCGTTGCGAAGGAGGACGTCGGGCAGGGCTGGGTTGATCGCGTCGAACTCGGTGGTGAAGTCTTGGACATTCTGGAAGGTGCCCCAGACGTGCCAGGCGCGGTCGCGCTCAGCCAGCTTGAAGGCGAGCTTCCACTGGTTGTCGCCCATCCAGCCCAGGTACCAGCCTTCCTCGGTCATCTCGTCCGGGAAGCCGGCGGCATCGTTGAGGTTCGCCCACTTTTTGCTGTCGTGCGGCGCGAGGACGCGCTTCTTCTCCGAACCGAGAAAGATCGGCATACCGGTCGGGAGATTGCCGCGATCGCTCAGGCCGAAGTCGATCATCGTGATCCATCCGCCGGCGTCGAAGGTCATGCTGCGACTGAGCACATCGTGGACGGAAAACTTGACGTCCATGATGCCGTCGTGCAGGTGGACGAAGTTGCTGTAGTTGCCACCGCGTGCGAAGTAGTAATCCATGTCGCCGTCACCGTCGATGTCCGCCTCCGCGACGGCCTGAACGGATCGCATCTCGCCGAGCTCTGCGGGGATCATGCTCTCGTACACATCGTCGAACGAGAACTCGCGGAGCCCGCGATACAGACCCAGCGGCTCCCACAGACCGAAGGTGAAGATGTCAGGCGTGCCGTCTTGGTCGAAGTCGGTGACGAAGACCTTCTCGGCCTCAATCTCCTGGAAGACGGGCCTGTCGACAAACTCGAACGTGCCGTCGCCGAGGTTGCGGTAGAAGATGTTGCGCGGCCAATCGGGGCGGACGGTCTGGGGGGCGTTGACGGTCACGCAATCGAGCAGGCCGTCGACGTCGAGGTCGATCCACTTGACGGTGCGTCCGCGTGCGCCCTTGTCGGCAAGGCCTGCCTCTACCGTGACATCGGTGAAGACGCCGTCGCCGTCGTTGCGGAGGAGTCGTGGCGGCTGGGGTTTGACGCTGTTGCCTCCGCCGAGCGAGACCAACGCATCGAGGTCGCCGTCGCGGTCGTAGTCGCCCGGAGCAACGCCGTGCGTGTCGGCCAGCCGGAAGAGGTTGTCCAGCTTGGTGAACGTTCCGTCGCCGTCGTTCCGGTAGTGGAAGATGGGCGTCTGGTTGTGGTTGTAGAAGATCAGGTCGTAGAAGCCGTCACTGTCCATGTCGGCAACCGTCGGCCCGCCGTA
Proteins encoded in this region:
- a CDS encoding CRTAC1 family protein, encoding MHLKLQTAATIAAAALFGATSNAQADFTPSDERPVVFFDVSSFAEIYSRPDTKYGGPTVADMDSDGFYDLIFYNHNQTPIFHYRNDGDGTFTKLDNLFRLADTHGVAPGDYDRDGDLDALVSLGGGNSVKPQPPRLLRNDGDGVFTDVTVEAGLADKGARGRTVKWIDLDVDGLLDCVTVNAPQTVRPDWPRNIFYRNLGDGTFEFVDRPVFQEIEAEKVFVTDFDQDGTPDIFTFGLWEPLGLYRGLREFSFDDVYESMIPAELGEMRSVQAVAEADIDGDGDMDYYFARGGNYSNFVHLHDGIMDVKFSVHDVLSRSMTFDAGGWITMIDFGLSDRGNLPTGMPIFLGSEKKRVLAPHDSKKWANLNDAAGFPDEMTEEGWYLGWMGDNQWKLAFKLAERDRAWHVWGTFQNVQDFTTEFDAINPALPDVLLRNDGGTLTDISHLLPEQSQADNRGVTPGDFNNDGLVDFYVYRFGVPSRRHADFILLNRGDSFEVFENHGATDINAEANGDMGIAFDYDLDGDLDLFSGDEGGPWRLFANQHTDAREESVQDHILLRVGNSPDGTDPMGAIVRITSASGTQTRIVGSGAAAFSQSLLNIVHFGLGDDTVVETVTVSWRDGTTASIDNVDPGSLTVIGDVGK